In a genomic window of Anaerolineae bacterium:
- a CDS encoding response regulator has translation MKYQPSNILLVEDEKAHAQLTKRAIRKAGNANRIDAACDGEEALDYLFNKGKYADKSKYPCPGLILMDIKLPGIDGIDVLKKIKQDPSLRKIPVIMLTTSEREEDIARSYDYHANSYLTKPVGFKEFEEKIRQIDFYWMILNQPPVLEE, from the coding sequence ATGAAGTATCAACCTTCAAACATCCTGCTTGTAGAAGACGAGAAAGCTCACGCACAACTGACAAAACGGGCAATCCGAAAGGCCGGCAATGCAAACCGGATTGATGCTGCATGCGACGGAGAAGAGGCGCTTGATTATCTCTTCAACAAAGGAAAATATGCTGATAAGTCTAAGTACCCATGCCCAGGCTTGATCCTGATGGACATCAAACTGCCGGGCATTGATGGAATAGATGTTTTGAAAAAGATCAAACAGGATCCAAGTCTGAGGAAGATTCCCGTGATCATGCTCACCACGTCGGAACGGGAAGAAGATATTGCCCGGTCTTATGATTATCATGCCAACAGCTACCTGACCAAGCCGGTAGGATTCAAGGAGTTTGAGGAAAAAATCAGGCAGATCGATTTTTACTGGATGATTCTCAACCAACCCCCTGTGTTGGAAGAGTAA
- a CDS encoding ATP-binding protein, translating into MLFFHFKKLLSVVAFLLFGSIAVVLWQNQNSHRHELILRHTETSAQQIRIRAEELINTSMASLELLAERWVERRPPDFSQKRFLQFADAFYNHFPGFTGINLIDPEGIIQWVFPEKENAVLKGRVVYSGYRNAFEKAGQNHEYSLTPCIELYQGGIGFEAFLPLIYDGRIQGYLNGVFQVKKIMDLCLAKNIFNDFWIRLHEDGQLIYTNLEQRGISSKDKRPRVLQEIHFSGKMWQLELEPKAADYKSLGIRNLPLLIFGIVISAVLSFLLYRLLRRIEMYREAIDNAVYEVSQRNLVEDELRENEKRLKELLAEIAAKNKELGTFVYMVSHDLKTPIVTIEGFIGAMREDFGDQISEGQEEYLRYMSDAALKMDSLINDLLELSRIGRMTEQKSRFSFADVVEKVLNPLRPRIKASGIEVNIQGDIPNIYGEKKRFMQVVENLLVNAVKYIGKENPGPRIDVGVYGHEGQNVFFVRDNGIGIEEMYFEKIFQVFQRLPSAKKAGEGTGIGLAIVKRIVEHHGGSVWVTSTPGEGSTFFFTINDKES; encoded by the coding sequence ATGTTGTTTTTTCATTTCAAAAAATTACTTTCCGTTGTAGCATTCTTGTTGTTTGGAAGCATTGCAGTTGTCTTATGGCAGAATCAAAACAGCCACAGGCATGAACTGATTCTCAGGCATACGGAAACCTCTGCGCAGCAGATACGGATTCGTGCAGAAGAGCTGATAAACACCAGCATGGCCTCCCTCGAACTCCTGGCCGAGAGATGGGTCGAAAGGAGGCCGCCCGATTTCAGCCAAAAGCGTTTTCTTCAATTTGCCGATGCCTTTTATAACCATTTCCCAGGATTTACCGGAATAAACCTTATCGATCCTGAGGGTATTATTCAATGGGTCTTTCCTGAAAAGGAAAATGCGGTTTTAAAGGGCAGGGTTGTTTACTCCGGTTACCGGAACGCATTTGAAAAGGCCGGGCAAAACCATGAATACTCTCTTACGCCTTGCATCGAGCTTTATCAGGGCGGAATCGGCTTTGAAGCATTCCTGCCATTGATCTATGACGGCAGGATTCAAGGGTATCTGAACGGGGTTTTTCAGGTTAAGAAGATCATGGATCTTTGTCTGGCCAAAAATATTTTTAATGATTTTTGGATAAGGCTCCATGAAGACGGACAGTTGATTTACACAAATTTGGAGCAAAGGGGAATAAGCTCTAAAGATAAGAGACCGCGTGTGCTTCAAGAGATCCATTTTTCCGGAAAGATGTGGCAACTGGAGCTTGAACCCAAAGCAGCCGATTACAAATCATTAGGTATCCGGAATCTTCCGCTCCTGATTTTTGGCATTGTTATTTCAGCGGTTCTCTCCTTTCTGCTTTATCGCCTCTTACGGCGGATAGAAATGTACAGAGAGGCAATAGACAATGCTGTTTATGAAGTCAGCCAACGAAATCTTGTCGAAGATGAGCTGCGGGAGAATGAAAAGAGGTTAAAAGAGCTTCTTGCTGAAATCGCCGCCAAAAATAAAGAGCTTGGGACCTTTGTATATATGGTTTCTCATGATCTGAAGACCCCTATTGTTACTATTGAGGGTTTTATCGGCGCCATGCGAGAAGATTTTGGGGATCAGATATCTGAGGGCCAGGAAGAGTATCTCAGGTATATGAGTGATGCAGCCCTGAAGATGGACTCTCTGATCAATGATCTGCTGGAACTTTCCCGTATCGGTCGCATGACAGAGCAAAAGAGCAGGTTCTCTTTTGCCGATGTTGTAGAAAAGGTCTTGAACCCGCTTCGACCACGGATTAAGGCAAGTGGTATTGAGGTGAACATTCAGGGAGATATTCCGAATATCTATGGTGAAAAAAAGCGTTTTATGCAGGTTGTTGAAAATCTATTGGTCAATGCTGTTAAATATATCGGGAAAGAGAACCCCGGCCCTCGTATTGATGTCGGAGTTTATGGTCACGAGGGGCAAAACGTGTTTTTTGTCCGCGATAACGGCATTGGTATTGAGGAGATGTACTTTGAAAAAATTTTTCAGGTTTTTCAGCGGCTGCCGTCTGCAAAAAAGGCAGGAGAGGGAACCGGCATTGGCCTTGCCATTGTAAAGAGGATTGTAGAACATCACGGTGGGAGTGTCTGGGTTACATCAACGCCGGGAGAGGGGAGCACCTTTTTCTTTACCATTAATGATAAGGAGTCTTAA
- the recN gene encoding DNA repair protein RecN — MLRELSIKNFTIIDKLNISFSDGLSILSGETGAGKSVIINAVNLLLGSKATPRLIRTGCEAAELEALFQITPGSRLAQIMKEKGFDESEELVIRRIISRKARHRIYINGCLSTIQMLNSITENLASISGQHAHQGLLKEEQHLLILDQFGDLMPQRAEVYRYYHEIVQMIKMLQELKAAGDQQDEHIRLLEFQKKEIIDASISPGEDKALEQKRIRLKNREALYQAVNGSIEELYSAQGAIVERIVEVKKRLEKASLIDPALSLHVEGLAKSIFNLEDIAEGLRDYQKNVEMDQGLLEEVEERLDTLHKLKRKYGGSLEAIFAYLESIDQELSKIANLSENIAETEARLDTLHAKLAGSAENLSKKRKQSADILAKKVEKELSTLEMSQTKFKISLQSIPPINGPTGESINSYLTCDNKAISETGIDRAIFMIAPNVGEVLKPLSSIVSGGELSRVVLALKAILAKTESVETIVFDEVDAGIGGGVAEVVGKKLSSLARYHQVICITHLPQIAKFGDYHFRISKQVSLGRTITGITPLDDKERVKEIARMLGGVEITRATLDHAHEMLDKAVSRPLDKQSNK, encoded by the coding sequence ATGCTTCGAGAGCTTTCCATAAAAAATTTTACTATAATAGATAAGCTTAATATAAGTTTTTCAGATGGACTTAGCATATTAAGCGGTGAAACAGGTGCGGGCAAGTCTGTTATAATAAACGCGGTAAATCTGCTGCTTGGCAGCAAGGCAACGCCAAGATTAATCCGCACAGGATGTGAGGCGGCGGAGCTTGAAGCATTGTTTCAAATTACACCTGGAAGCAGGCTCGCCCAAATCATGAAAGAGAAAGGTTTTGATGAATCTGAAGAACTTGTAATCAGAAGAATTATTTCCCGCAAAGCCAGGCACAGAATATATATAAACGGCTGCCTTTCCACCATACAGATGCTGAATTCAATAACAGAAAACTTAGCCAGCATATCAGGCCAACATGCTCATCAAGGGCTTTTAAAAGAGGAACAGCATCTTTTAATACTCGACCAGTTCGGCGACTTGATGCCTCAGCGAGCAGAGGTTTACAGGTATTATCATGAAATAGTACAAATGATAAAGATGCTGCAGGAACTGAAAGCTGCCGGCGATCAGCAGGATGAACATATCAGGCTGCTTGAATTCCAGAAAAAAGAGATAATTGACGCCTCTATCAGTCCTGGTGAAGATAAGGCTCTGGAGCAGAAAAGAATCCGGCTTAAAAACAGGGAGGCCCTTTATCAGGCAGTTAATGGCAGCATTGAAGAGCTTTACAGCGCACAGGGGGCAATAGTAGAACGCATTGTAGAGGTAAAAAAGAGGCTTGAAAAGGCGAGCCTGATCGATCCCGCGCTTAGTCTGCATGTGGAAGGGCTGGCTAAATCAATATTCAACCTGGAGGATATTGCTGAAGGGCTTAGAGATTACCAAAAAAACGTAGAGATGGATCAAGGGCTTCTTGAGGAGGTTGAAGAGCGTCTTGACACCCTTCATAAGTTAAAGAGAAAATACGGAGGATCACTTGAGGCAATTTTTGCGTATCTTGAGTCAATAGATCAAGAGCTTTCAAAAATAGCAAATCTATCTGAAAACATAGCCGAGACAGAAGCAAGGCTGGATACTTTGCACGCCAAATTAGCAGGCTCTGCGGAGAATCTTTCAAAAAAAAGAAAACAGTCAGCCGATATCCTGGCTAAAAAGGTGGAAAAGGAGCTGTCCACGCTTGAGATGTCTCAAACAAAATTTAAAATATCACTTCAATCAATACCCCCAATTAATGGCCCAACAGGGGAAAGTATTAATTCATATCTTACCTGTGATAATAAAGCTATAAGTGAAACCGGAATCGACAGGGCTATATTCATGATAGCGCCGAATGTCGGCGAGGTTTTAAAGCCGCTTTCAAGCATTGTATCCGGAGGCGAACTTTCAAGGGTGGTGCTTGCCTTAAAAGCCATTCTGGCCAAGACGGAATCGGTTGAAACCATTGTTTTTGACGAGGTTGATGCCGGGATAGGGGGAGGCGTGGCCGAGGTCGTGGGGAAAAAACTGTCTTCCCTTGCACGTTATCATCAGGTAATCTGCATAACCCACTTGCCGCAGATTGCAAAATTCGGGGACTATCATTTCAGGATTTCAAAACAGGTATCTCTCGGAAGAACTATAACCGGCATAACACCGCTTGATGACAAGGAACGGGTCAAAGAAATAGCCAGAATGTTAGGCGGAGTGGAAATCACCAGAGCCACCCTTGACCATGCGCATGAAATGCTTGATAAAGCCGTAAGCCGGCCATTAGACAAACAAAGCAACAAATGA